The Toxorhynchites rutilus septentrionalis strain SRP chromosome 1, ASM2978413v1, whole genome shotgun sequence genome contains the following window.
tgtcccctttgtatagtcctacgtcactccggttacgtccccgacattacccacccgtctttttgaaaCACGTCAGATTACGAGTCCTTAGTTATCACTGAACACTTGTGTTGAGTAGACGCATTCACAGAGAGATCGCTTTGAAAGGAATAAGAAGTTATTTGCGTAGTAGGGGTTTAAAGCTTGAAAAATCAGGCCCCCATCTATTAATATGGATACGCTAAGAGCCCACACGTTCTACATTGATATCCGTAGCATACGAAAGTTGAGGGATGAGACCATCTTTGCGTTTATCGCAAAACAATTGAAGCTGACCCCTCAAGAtgttactgccatacaaatcgaCAAAGTCGAAGGAAAGGTATTCGTAGAGATGCAGACACAGGAAAGAGTGGAAGAGGTCGTGGAACAGTACGATGGCAAATTTGAGCTGAACAACAATGGTACCATCCATCGTATCAGATTGTACGTTGAGGATGGGGGAACGGACGTAAAGCTGCACCACTTACCTCCAAAAATGCCTGACCAATGGATCTCTGAATACTTCTCTACATACGGTGAGATCATCAGCGTAAAGCACGAGATGTGCCGTTCGGAGTTCTCTCCGCAGATACCAAGTGGGATACGAATAGTCCGTATACGAATAAACCATTCTATTCCTTCCTTCGTGAACGTAAGAGGATACAACACACACGTCACCTATACACATCAAATCCAAACATGCCGACACTGCAATCAAGAGGTTCACTTCGGATCAAGTTGTGCACAAAATCGAACACTTttacaaattcaaaacaaatcgTCATCACTCTACTCCGACGTTGTCGCTGGCCCGGGAAAGGCTAGCGCAAACGAAGCTCAGAAACGACCAGCATCATCGCTTGAAGACCACAACAATCGAGACAAAGCACCGAAGATTTCAACCGATACCACGAAtgcaaaaatcacaactgaagcAATATCCAGCAAATACAAGGCAACGAAAGAATACGACATACCAACAAATGTAAGCGACAACTTAGGCCACTCAAGGGCTACACCAACAAGCAGCCGATCAAACTCACTTGCCCGACTATCCGAGAGAGGCGTTATGGAGATTTCCGATGATGAATCCTCGGAAAGGCTACGGCGCTCAACAAGAACTTCGCACCAAGCGGCAAGTAAACTCGTAATCGATCATGCAAGAAATAAACAGTAGACAAACCTTCTCTTATACTCTCGCAACTATCAATCTGAACGGTATcagtaacgaaaacaaaataaactctctCAAGTCACTTATATATACACTAGACCTAGATATACTTTGCATGCAGGAagttatcaatgaaaatctcTGTATTCCCGGCTAtaatattacattcaatataaGCGAAACTTGTCGTGGTACGGCTTTTGCTATAcgaaatggaattaaaataatCAGTGTGTCCCGGAGCCTGGATTCTCGTATATTATGCATCAATCTAGAGCATGACGTTcgaatttaaaatatttatgcCCCATCTGGATCAAATAACCGATCGGCGCGTGAAGAGTTCTTCAATCAAACCGTGCCCAGATTCATGCAAGATTACCCTCCATACACTATATTgctgggagatttcaactccaTAGTTAATCCAGCTGACGCCACTGGAATATTAAATATGAGTCCGGCTCTAAAAAGATTATGTGAAAGGCTAAACTTCAAAGATGTGTGGAGAGAATTCAACACGCAAAATGATTACACTTTTGTGCGTGGTCGGTCGATGTCAAGGATCGATAGAATCTATGTCACTCCAAACTGCTTACCCAACGTACGATACTGCAAGTTACAAGCGAACAGTTTTAGCGATCACAAAGGAGTTGTTATGCGCATTGTACTACCTATACGCATACAAAGAACTCATAGACCATTCTTTAGGGTGAATAAGCATTTACTGTCTGATCAAAATATGAATGAGCTCAGATATAAATGGGCTTACTGGACACGACAGAGGAGGCATTACGCAACATGGGCGGATTGGTGGTCTTCGTATACCAAAGGGAAAATTGCGTCGtttttcaaatggaaaaattcgatCGCTATTCGGACATTCAACAACACAATGGGTTTTTACCACACGTGCCTGAAAAATGCATACGAAAAGCACAAGGATCAAGACTGCACaccagaaataaataaaatcaaagcCATAATGTTACTAAAACAGAAAAAATTCACAAATAGCAGGAAGAACACGAATCTTCGTTTTCTTGGAGGAGAAGACGTCTCCATATTTCAACTGGCAGATCAAGCTAACAGAAGAAGAGAAACCAGCGTAACATCCTTGACGATCGATGGGCAATCTATAACCAACACAGATAACATACGCAGCTATATCTTGGAACACTATCAGAGTTTATTTCATGAGGACGAGATTGAGGATGACGATCGTTTTCTTCCGGCAAGGACGATGATGGAgaatctgaatgaaaataacCACTTGATGGAAGATTTTGGAGAAGATGAAATTTATGCAGTCATTAAAGGATCAGCACCAAACAAGTCACCAGGAAAGGATGGTCTTACCAGGGAGTTTTATCTGAAAGCATGGGATATAATAAAGAACGAATTCACACTTGTaataaatgaaatcaaaaaCGGTTACGTGAGGGATGATTTACAGGATGGAATAATAGTTCTAGTTAAAAAGAAAGGAGGAGATAATAGCATCAGCTCATTGCGTCCGATCACTTTACTGAATGTGGACTACAAAGTACTGAGTAGAGTTTTGAAGCAGCGGGTGGAAAAAATTGCAATAACGGTACTTTCAAGTCACCAGAAGTGCAGCAACGGAAAAAAACACGATATTCGAAGCGGTCTGCACAGTCAGGGATCATATTGCTCTATCCAAACAAGAAAGAAACGGCGGAATCGTAGTTGCATGTGACCTGAGTAATGCATTCGACAGAGTTAGCCGTTCATTTCTTTTGAAAAATATGAGAATGATGGGCTTCAATAGACAGTTTGTAGAACTGTTAGAAAATTTAGCTATGAAAACCAACTCTCAGCTGATCATCAACGGTCAAGCTACCGAACTTTTCTCGATAAAGAAATCGGTACGACAAGGCGACCCCTTGAGTATGCTGCTTTTCGTCATCTATCTGCAACCTTTGCTGGACAATCTTGCTGAGATTTGTAGCGCTCCAAGAGAATGTGTGATAgcttatgcagatgacatcactatAATTACTCGATGCCCTTCAAAAATTGATCGTATCCTAACATGTTTTCAACAGTTCGAGAAGGCTGCAGGAGCAAAGCTAAATATGAGAAAAACTGAGGCTATGGATATTGGACCAGGGATACAACACTGGGAAGGTTTTGCGAAGAAAGAtgaaatcaaagttttgggagtACGGttcaaaaacaacataaaagacACTGTCTGCCTCAATTGGGATAAAATATACCACAATATAAATTCACTTATATGGATGAGTCGACCGAGAATAGTGAACATCAAGCAGAAAGTTGTGTTGTCAAACACATTTATCTGCTCTAAAATGTGGTATATGGCTTCGATATTGCCTATCCCAAACAGATATGTTGGAATGATAACGAagaaaattggatattttttgtgggCAGGCGTTCCAGCTCAGCGTGTTAGGATGACAGATGTAGTGCGACCAAAGAAACAAGGTGGTTTGGGACTCCATTCACCAAATCTAAAAACTAAAGCCCTTTTGGTTAATCGCTATATCAGAACGAGATCAGTTTTGCCGTCCATGGAATCATATTCCCAACAAACTCCAGCAGATCTACTCCACATAGGAATAATTAGAACAATAATGGGTAGTTTACCACAAAGTCATTTAGATAATCCGGAGGCCATGACGATCTATCAGCATCTTTGAGATCAGTTGCCACCGGTGAAAATTACAGAACAGGTGACAAGAAGTTGGAAAcatgtttggaaaaatatcaaccacAAAAAGCTGACCTCAGACGAGAAATCCACATACTTCCTACTAGTGCATGGAAAAATACCACATAACGATATGCTGTACCACCAAGAACCGGCGACCAGATCCTAATTGTGGCTTCTGCGGGGAGAGAGAAACCTTGGAACATAAATTTACATCGTGCCGAAGAATAAATCAATTATGGGAGCACGTCAAGATAGTAATGGGAAGAACATTTCAACAAACTGGAATtaatttcaaagattttcacTATCCAATACTTAGAGGTAGAAACAATGgagaaaaagcaaaaattatgaaaatattcataagatatattatgtattttttggaaactcCTGACGAAAGTAAAAATAATGTTACACTAAAAAGCTACATTgataatacaaaatctgtaaataaagcaatattgataatggtaaaaaaaaagtccaaaatcgtatataattgaatcatacacaatcgagtctgtatataatcgagtccaacctgttttttgttttcaatcgacAATTTTCCATGCTACAATATCCTAAACATAAATCTAAACCTAAACATAAATCTAATAAAATCTTTCAAATTATCATTTAGTATTCAATATTAACTACTGTTCCTTCAGATTACGACAAATTTTCctggtaattttcaaacaaaagtAATCTTAGGAAACGAAATCAAaacattgaacaaaataattgaCTAAAATTCGCAATTTCAACTAAACCAATTTGCTGAGCACAAAGAAAAACGAAATTTCACACCCATTTTCGCCTTCCGAACAAAAACACTATTATCTCAACAACTCTTCGCTCTCTCCTCCACAACAGGAAAAGTTCCCATTCATTCCCGGTTTCGAATGCGGAAAGAATGGCAGGAAAAAAGTCCCCCATTCCACCCAGGAAGCCGTGTGTACCCTTCTCACACTCCCACACCCACGACCCGATGGTGGATATGCAGCGAGGTAGCGAGAGAAGGAATGCTTCGTTATCCTTCCTCTTGGTGTCGCGTTGCACACTTTCCCGACCCTGGAGAGAGCGCAATTTTACcggctctctctctcactctctctcgtTGATTCGCTTGCCGGCTTCCACACGTGAGAGACGATGCACCGCATCGTGTTTTTGTTCACTCGTTGCCTCCGAGGGGGTGcactgtgtgtgtatgtgtgtacggCTGCCACCGCGCGCCGCATCGCACCGCACCCCACCCTGTGCGATGCTGCTATGTATACGTTGACGTTTGTAAGCGCGCGGTGCACCCTCCGAGCGAACGTTAACACAACGGCCGCCGCGTGTGTGCCGCTGTGTGACTCTTGCTTCTTCCGAGCGCGCGCGCgtgcttgtgtgtgtgtgtgtatgggtGGCTCACGGTCGAGAGCAAGAGCGCTCGATTCGATTGCGATGCCTATAGCTATATACCCGACCCGCATCGATCGTAGTATTTTAGTTACGTTTTCGCTTTTCACCGAGTCAGAACATTAGGCTCGAGAACCCCCCGAGAGGCGGTCGAATGGTTGTTGTGTACGTGAACGTGAAGAAAGAAGGGGCGTTTGGGAGGAAAGAGTGTTTTgaacagagagagagaaagacgaAACGAAGTTAAAGCTGAAGCCGCTCTGTTGCAGtcgcgtgcgtgtgtgtgtgcgtgccaCTGTATGAGAGGAAGAGACGAACGGGACGAGGTGGGTGTCGACCGTGTGTGCGCAAGGAGAAACAAGAGGGAAGAGTGTACCGTCCTTCCGAGGTACCGCGTGCTCCTGACGATCCGTGCGCTTCCCCGCGCGCGCTCGAGCGTTTACTTCGACGACTTCGGCCAAAGAAGGTTAAGGGAGTCTATAGGTTCGGCCGGAGTTTCGCTTTTGGCAGTGTGTTTTGTAGCGCTGTGCAGGAAGGAAGTTTATACGGACAAAAGCGCGCGCGAGATCAAGGCAAGGAAGAGTCTACTCTTGGAGGCCTTTGAGAACAGAAAGTGAAAATAAGCCTGTGTCTGCGTGGAGGCCTTCGCCGCAACTTCCGCCCGCCCCCCACACACAGGAGCTCCACCCCGCGCtcagggaagaaaaaaaaacccgaatGACGATACCGTGTTCTTCTGCCACAGAGAAATAGGCCTTTTCGCCTCGAGAGGAaacagttctttttttttgtttggtttgcGACCGGCTGTTTATGTGAATGAAGTGAAGAAGTTTGTGCGGTGTTTTTTCCTCCGATCTgtggaagcaaaaaaaaaaaaagaaaggacATTGCAGTTTCAGTTCCAATGTTTCAACTGCCGGCAACTTAGTACTTTGAACGTCGAAAGTGACAAAACAAAGAGAGGGAGAGTCCCGTGAAAggcaaaaaacttaaaaatagaTCCCACTTTTCCCGGAGCATTGGTCGGCGGGTTGTTTTCGAGACTCGAGAGCTTCGGTGGATTGTGgagaaaaagcaaaaaaaaacaagcaagcaaaaaaaaaaaaacaaatgccaAAGTCCGACACCTCAGTGATAACGATTTTTCGCGTTTTTTACCGTTTTCCTTCGCTGTGTGTATTATTCGTGTGCTGCTCTCAGGGATCGTTTAGCGTTTTTCCGCACCCCCGCGTTCCAACAGAAAGTATATGTTTCGAAGTGACCGAGAGTAGTGGTAGGGAGAAGAAACAGTAAGCTGCTATTGCAGGAATTTTTCGGTTCGTTTTTCCCCGGAGAAGAGTGAGAAAATTCGGCGAAATGCAGACGAAAAACTAGGGCAAGTGTACTTGAACTACGGAAGGGAAGTTTTTGATCCGTGAGCCGTGTTTCGTAATCGGAAATGCGAAAGCTGCTGCCGTTGTTTTGTGCATTGACAATAATAAAGATAATATCCGCGAGCAAGTGAAGAACTGAATTGTGCGTTTTGAGAGGGTTTTTACcgtttttggaagaattttttttttgttctttctcGCAGAACATTTATCTCATCATATTCCGAGTGTTCCACCCGAAGTGCCGGGGGACCTCCAAAAAGCTACGAAAATAGATACCATAGCGTTACACTCGTATCACCCGCTGCTCCTGATGGCGCCTCGACGGGGAACCCTGGGTCCAGTGACGGCGACACCCAGCACCCTGGATCTGTTCGGGACACTGGGAGATTCGGACCATGGCTTCGAGAGCTCGCACTCGGCCGATGGTTCGGGCAGCGAGGGTGCCAACATGACCCGCTGCTGTGTCCCCACGGGCGACTGTCTGAAATGTTCGCCGGTCGACTTCGGGGCGATCAATCTGGAAGATCTGCGGGACTGTGTGCGAGTGATTTGCAACAACGAGAACTGCACCTCCGGCCAGTATATGCACCGCGAGTGCTTCGAACACTGGGAGGAAGGCGTCCTGAACTATCTGAAGTCCATCGGGCGGGCGCGGTCCTGGTCGGACAAGCAGCGCCAGCAGAACCTCTGGACCAAGAAGGGGTACGATCTGGTGTTCAAGGCGTGCACCTGCCGGTGTGCCCGGGGCCACCTCCGCAAGGATCTGGACTGGATCCCGCCGAGCTCGCTGTTCTCGTCCAGGCTGGACGAGGAATCgaacaaaaagaagaagaaaaagaaccgCCAGAACCAGAAACCAACGCTGGCGATCTCGACCAGCATCGGTAGCCACTCGAGCAGTTCCTCCAACAGTCCCAACTCGCACATCGCCGCCACCGCCACCGCCGTGACCGGTGTGACCCATCAATCGATGCTGGCGCATCCCCTGAAGCTGGCCGACCACTTCGCCAATACTACCTCACTGATCTTGAACGCTGCCGCCGGTTGTCGCGGGGATACCAACGGTGGCATGCTGGTGACAACGCCTCATTCCAACGGCCGCCAGCGCACCAACAGTCTGTCCTCGTCGAGTAATGGCTCGAGCACGCCTCCGGCCAGTTCCATTGGGTCGACCTCTGGCGGGGGCAGCGGCAGCGAGTGCCAGAGCATCTCGCCGGTGCACTGCGGTGGTGGCGTAGGAGGACCAGGAGGCGCATCGGTCGCGGCAACGGCCGCCGCCCTCGCCAAGATGCCGCTCACGCCCAAGACCAAGGTGGAGATTTATTCCGAGCGAGTTAGGTGAGTTTGAACAATCATTTTCACGAGTGTTTGTGTACTTAGCGGGAATCCTATTCGTTTTGAGATTCTTATTAGAATGGTGATGAAAAAAATTCGTGGATTTGAGTGGTGAAAAAATCGTAAACCTCAGTGGAAAAGGTCAAGTGTTTGATGTTCTGATTAAACAAAATTCGCCTCAATTTTTTGAGAGTTGTTTTGAGTTAGCAAAATATTTAGCTTACAAGCCATACAATGGCAAACTTCATTGAACAGCGAAAGAGATGTCAACTTATCCGTACATACTCTTCACtaaattctgaataacataatcTCAGAATTTGTGCCGAGGAAATTCAATCAGCGAATATCCTATTCGGTGTAACGTTCGAATAGGAAATttaaagaaaagaaaacaaaatgcaaacaaaaagtacaaaataaagagtgtgtcacatcaaattgcatcacggaaaaaacgctgtagaaattcgcccagtagaccgatctttttgaaaattttagacagtaaaataaaaactattaaacaacttttggcattttctttttattcatacttcgagcccaagcccgtatgctcgcaccttcctctttaccccgtccataaggttctgtacaacgtcaggttgtagttttttttgaacagaaatccattttctcttgaagtccgcctccgatttgacaacttttgggttcttccggagggcctacttcataatcgcccaatatttctctattgggcgaagctccggcgcgttgggcgggttcatttcctttggcacgaaggttaccccgttggcttcgtaccactccaacacgtcctttgaatagtggcacgaagcgagatccggccagaagatggtcgggccctcgtgctgcttcaatagtggtagtaagcgcttctgtaggcactccttaaggtaaacctgcccgtttaccgtgccggtcatcacgaagggggcgctccgctttccgcaagagcagatcgcttgccacaccatgtactttttggcaaacttggatagtttctgcttgcgaatctccggaacgctgaatttgtcctctgcggagaagaacaacaggcccggcagctgacgaaagtccgctttgacgtaggtttcgtcgtccattaccaggcaatgcggcttcgtcagcatttcggtgtacagcttccgggctcgcgtcttccccaccatgttttgcctttcgtcgcggttaggagccttctgaaccttgtatgtacgcaggccctcccgctgcttggtccgctggacgaatgaacttgacaaattcagcttattggcgacatcccggaccgaacttctcggatcacgtctaaactgcttaactacgcgcttgtgatctttttcactgacggagcatccatttttgccgttcttcaccttccggtcgatggttaggttctcgaagtatcgttttagtactctgctgaccgtggattggacgattcccagcatcttaccgatgtcacgatgtgacaactccggattctcgaaatgagtgcacaggattaattcacgacgctctttttcgttcgacgacatttttccaaatttacgaaaaatttacagtgaagcatggccaacgtgatctatacactcttatctgattataagcgaaagctgaagatataattcctaaaaattaaatttctacagttccgttcaatttttttccgtgatgcaatttgatgtgacacaccctttatgtctaTTTTGTACTTTTTGTGTGCATTTTGTCagtcatcaaaatttgctgGAATATCAGAATATTTCCCGGAAACTAgattttgcaattaaaagtgctgaagtcaaatcatgtcCGATGAAATTCTTCgattacgtaaagtctaagctcgAAAGCCACAACTTCCCATCGCGgatgcatctcgatgaaaagatgtagggAATTCTTCGAACAAAATTTGTATCCTCTTTGCAAACTTCTTTCAGGAaatatataccacattttccgaagtGTGTCATGCATTGAAGAAATTGGACGGAAcgaaaggaccaggacctgacggaatagcaccttTATTCCGGAAGAACCTGGCTAAGGAACTCACTCTTCCCTTAcgttgcattttcaatatgtcactacaaactggaatattcctagaaaaatggaaacaatctttttttggtacctatctttaaatcaggctCTTGCCAACAATTTGTGTGAGTTTTACACCGATACACATTGTAAATACAATTCTAAGGTTTCTACAGAAAGTGTGTTTTTGCATCTAATGGAAAATTAACGTAATTCATGAATAATCTCAGAGTTCtaaatttttcacttctaaTTTGCTTCATCTCAGGAAGAAtgacatttttgaaattgacTCTTCTTCCCACGATTGTTTCCAATCGTGAGAGAGGGACACTCCAGGGTAGCGTAATCCTTCGACACTGCGTTATTATGTgctctaaattttctcatgtatTTGGGCAGTGTTGACCCATTGGGCTTTCTATTGGATTTTGTCGATAAAGTAACGAAGCATTTGGTATTTTTCCGTTCAGCAGTCAATAATGACGAATTTCAGATCAACTCGACTGGCTATTGGCAGCACGGTCTCAGATATCAGTGAaaagttgtgggtgtaaacgCATGGGTCTCTTAAgccactttgcatacttgaaatattccaaacagaactagactactttttaaaatgggccaaacaattttttttcttgattttgacaaatttttcgGTGCATATTcccagttttttttctaaaaatcctaattggaaaactataagatctacaaaatgttggttaaagaatgaaatgtaggaaattatttaggtttccattaaaaaatatcgaacaaatttttgaaataaaaatcattgaaacaaaaaaatattttgaaaatctaaattcatttttctcggaaACATGTGAGTGTCAAATTCtgagaaaaatttatataaatagctcttacaatttccaacaagtcgcctatacatcggaagaaagacacctttacagggaaaaagtttttctgacaacatttttttcatgttttctttcaaatattactattaatgtttaactcgtaacatttttatgtataaattatcgcgatttacatgctccATGCTAccatttttctatttataaacATGACAAGAACATTTCAAACGCGAGAACTTACACACAAATATGTTActagtaaaaaaataatttttcaggagtctccatgcaAAAGTGCattgtattccagaaactataaaagatcgAACGTTGACGAAGATCAGAGATTTCACAGGATTAGTTGtaacaattgtgtggggaatcatcaagctaggctatcatcagctcaccaagaaaataaatgtagttatttggggaataccaagctatttattcaattatattaagttcttaatttatttgggctcgcgtgccagtcgcaaaactgctttcaactaggattgcattcgcgctaatcttgattataatgaaggagtgctactcttttcgaggttgttgagattaacagatagagtttatttcgtttatttagtcaccaagaaagtaaatgtcgttctgaaaatttgtatgtgatttggtttcgcttgccagtagcgaaACTTTCTCCACcatggatgacagctgcgcttacctcgagcatgtattgttctgcgagcacaagaatgaatcatcaaacaattatcgttagatgattttacaataaagaaaacatttcagagcgaccaaactggtagaatggttatttcaaaatttttgtagtattataaaataatatccgcagttataaacaagcggctTGAATCAAACTACaacgcagttctacgtcaacaatgcagtcgtgtcttggacacaaactcctatatttttcaaagaaaacatgaaaaggttgttgttagaaaaacttttccctTGAAAAAGTCCTATTATGGCTTTTGTTTGTCCCATGACTGTCAATGCCAGGCTTGTAACAGAGGGTTCGTGAATCAGTGTGGTGGAAAAATCGTATGATGGGTTCTAAGTCTTTTGATGATTcttctaaaaaaaaacagaaaaaatattgGTTCAAACTACAAGTTCTTGAaaatcaaattgatttttcaataataaaatttatttttattaccgTTATTTTACCAATATGCccattttctgaaaattttaaattttcgagaTGATTAACCGATTTACGATTTTTGAGTGCAAATTAaagtatttagaaaaaaattcaataaaaaatatatgataGCACAAATGTATAATTTCAgggaaaaaaacttcaaaaatgttGGTTTATCGTGGAGTCGGGTGAATATTGTAGtctatttttccgttttttccgtCCATTTTTCAAGGCGTTTTTTTGCACGGATCTTCGAATTAAAGCGGTTTTTTTGTCGAGGTACGCATccctcgcgtaaaaaaaaagtacTCGTATCATTTGAACTGACCTTTTTTATTATGTCTGTTCATTTtaattacaagaaataaatatgcaCTCGATTAATCGAAAACTGAAAGATAATTAtttgaatgaatcgaatatcaaaaaatggccccacgattaatcgataatcgaataaacgaaaaatttagccATCTCTACCTATTTCTTTTATAAAACTTCGCTATATTGAtgtacgggaagagacgaatacaacaaaataaagacgactcaaatcggaccatcccttccttATACCTCAATTAATTTGTGGAGGCTGCGAAACGGAGCTCTGTattattgtaatttttctcgaattacAGTTCATTATTGATTTGAATAATTCCATCTTGATTCCGTCATTGGCAGCAATATGTACATATCACAGTGCaatgttgtgggtgtaaagacattggtcaattaagcaacttggcatacttaaaatattcggaaaagagttagactactttttgaaaaaaagcaaatattttatacttattttttttacaaaaaatcataactcaaaaactataatacctacatttttttgtcaaataatTGTTGGACTAAAAAATATAaccaaaattatttaaaaaattaaaattcatttttctcaaaaacgtattcttttaaaattctcaaaaaaattatataaatagccctttacaatttccaaaaagcaattcatacatcgaaagatgggcacttttacagggaaaaagtttttctaaccacaactttttcatgtttactttgaaaaaaaaaattctacaattcaacacatcatcatcatcttgaaTTTTGAcccaatatttgaattttttcatcaaatttttctAAACAAATAAATCTACATAGAAGCTAATATTTTTGCTAAGATTTGACGATTTCGCCAAAATATCAACACGAATgatgaaatgttatgaattagTTATTGATCATGCCAAAACAATGATATTGAGAGAAACGCTTTTCTAAATTTTGGGACATGAAACTTCGACAATTGGAGTAATCAACCGATTAATCAGAAATTTAGGCGCCTTATGAAAGGTCCTTTGGTATTCTAGAAGaatctgttttttttagaaGTCTTGGCGTGACCTGATGCGTGTTATGCCCTATAAGAATAGAATTCCcagaatttgttgtttttttcggtTCCGGAGATCCTTCCATTCCGCtggaaataaacaaaatttcaatttcaatgtttttcactCCATTCTAGATAGCTTCGAGatcaaaattcgaaaaatgtaCTGAAAGTGCGTCTTACTATGgtgtaaagaaaaaaattattacaaaaaaaatcattcaaaattgaagtactggaaaaaactatgaatg
Protein-coding sequences here:
- the LOC129763011 gene encoding headcase protein → MAPRRGTLGPVTATPSTLDLFGTLGDSDHGFESSHSADGSGSEGANMTRCCVPTGDCLKCSPVDFGAINLEDLRDCVRVICNNENCTSGQYMHRECFEHWEEGVLNYLKSIGRARSWSDKQRQQNLWTKKGYDLVFKACTCRCARGHLRKDLDWIPPSSLFSSRLDEESNKKKKKKNRQNQKPTLAISTSIGSHSSSSSNSPNSHIAATATAVTGVTHQSMLAHPLKLADHFANTTSLILNAAAGCRGDTNGGMLVTTPHSNGRQRTNSLSSSSNGSSTPPASSIGSTSGGGSGSECQSISPVHCGGGVGGPGGASVAATAAALAKMPLTPKTKVEIYSERVRATSGANGIFSRRLDFSSFNMLPRQRVNSYSIKIEDEGNHGNDETRLFILSSLAAQHKSRVACVLCEEPMLVFDRYPLVDGTFFLSPKQHAKGCIEVKYENRVQYLTSVCMACLDGVVQSRVVRCRFCAQKWDGSSLVLGTMYSYDIFAAMPCCTERLKCNNCFKLLLHPHQRLNFYSDYSHSVSCPYCHAQDTHFVKPLAYCYTKQPMQLFQQWP